The nucleotide sequence AACGAGAAAGGTTTTTCCAGCTATTTCACGCATGGCCGGGGTGATTACATCTATATCGAAGAGGTAATTTGTCGGGAGTTTGCAACAATGACTAATGAAAGTGGAATTATTTTTTCAGACCAGAAAATAAGGAAACCAGATGGTAGCTGCTAGCGGCGGAAGGGATGGGAATGTGACGCGGTCACTTTTTTGGACGGGGGGCAACCGGCGCGGTGCAAAAAAGGAATCAGGCGGAGAAATGCCGTCAATCAATGGCCGGAATAATCAAGAACGTTGTTGAGGGGAGCGCTGTGGCTCTCTATGCGCCCCTGCGTAAAAATGTGGCGGGTCAGCCGCCAGGCTTCCATATCAAGCACGTCCAGCTTGCCCTTGTGTGCGGGCTGTATATGGGTCGTCAGCGCCAGCAGCACTTCGTCAAGGGGAAAGTAGGTTCCTTCAAAGGAAATGCGGGCCATGTCGCCATCGCGTTCCAGCACGGGGATATCGTCGTTGTCCGGCAGCGCGTCGGCGCAGGCGTTTGCCAGCGCGGCATACAGGGCATCGTCCGCCGGGTAAATGTGCCCGTAAACCTTGAGCAGGGGCTGGCGGCTCAAGGTGTGGCCGCCTTATGGGGCGGTTGGGGCTGATCTGTGGCGGTGGGCTGCGTTGCAGGCGCGACGGCGTCGTGTACAGAAGGCGTGAGGCAAAGCTGCTGCTCTCGCGCTGCAGCGAGTCCTTCGCAATCGCCAAGGGCGCAGGCGGCCGTGAGGTCCGCGCATGTGCCCTGGGTATTGTTGCGCAACATACGCAAGGCCCCGCGCGCGCGCAGCAGCCGGACCCTGTCGGCGGTGTGCAAAAAAGCTTCGGGCGTGGCGTCAAGGGCCGCGCTCAGGTCGTCCTCGGCCAGCGCCAGCTGCTGCAGCCGCCAGTGGGCCAGCGCGCGGATGTATCTGGCCCTCGTAAGGTCTGGTGCGAGATCAAGCGCAGCGGCGGCGGAGGCGATGCTGCGTTGCGGCATGCCTGACTGCAGCTGCGACTCCGCCAGCAGGAGGCGCAGGGCGGCGCTGCCGGGCAGGTCTGCGGCGGATTTTTCCAGCAGGGGCAGGGCGGCGGCCCCGGTCAGCCAGCCCTCCGGCTCAAGGCGCAGTACATCCATGGCAGCCAGGCAGGCGGTCAGCTCAACCGCAAGGATATCGGCCTTGTGCAGGGCCGCCCTGCGTGCGGCTTCCTGCCGCGCATCCGGCATAACCGGCATGGGAGGGTTTTGTTTTATCTGCCCCGGCGGCGTCGCCTTGGCCACATACCACGTACCGCCCGAACCGGGCTCAATGTTGGCGCGGATCTGGCCGCCTGTCATGGCGTCAGCCGCCGCAAGTTCATCGGCGACCTGGCGGGCCGAGGCCAGCGCGTTGGCAAGATCTGTCAGGAGCAGTCGCCGCGTCAGCAGCACATCGGGGTTGCGCAGCAGACGCAGCAAGGTTTCGGCGGCATCGGGTCTCGCCAGCAGCGTAACGGTTACCCCCTGCGCGGCTGGCCCGCCATCGGCGTCCGCCATGGCAGGCGACCCTTCCACCAGGGCGGTGTACAGCTCCGCAGCCAGAGCCGTGCGCTCGTTGGCTTCGGTAACTCCCATGCGTATGTCGCGCCTGTTGGGCAGCTGTGCGGCTGCGGCGCGCAGGGCTTCAAGCTGGGCAGCTGCCTCGGCGCACAGCTTTTGCGCATGCGGCGGCAAGGGTGCGACAGGGCATTGCGCGCTGCTTTTGACGGGCGAAGCCAGCGGCAGGGAGCCGGGCTTTGAGGCAAGGGGCATATCGTCGGGGGAAGGCGCGGCAGCATCCTGCCCTTGGGGCGAGGGGGCGGCTGCATCCTGAGAGGGCGCACCCGCATTGTTTGCAGCGGGGAGGGGGGGCTGATTGGGCGAATTTTCGGCGGCGTACGCCCTGCCGCCGGTTGTGATGACCGGCGGCAGGGCAAAAATTTCCAGCATGACGGCAAGCGTCATGCCGAAAAGCAGGGGACGCAGCGCCCGCATGGGCTTATTTTTTTGCCTCGATGGTCTGGACAATCTTTTGCGCCATGGGCTTGACCAGGTCGCGCAGGGTTTCCAGCATCAGGTTGTCGGCAGCGCTGCCCGAGGGCAGACCGGTGCGCGACTGGGAGGCGTTGAGCGATTCACGCATGATGCGGGCCTGCCTGTTGGCGAGCACGTAGTTGGCCCGCAGCGAGGTGGCCATGTCGGTGGTCGAGGTCTCGCGGATATTGGCCTCGTCGATCTGGCCGGTCACCAGAAAATCGGGGTTGCCCTTGCGTGCTTCGTTCACGCTGATGGAGTACGAAACCTGCATGCCGTTGCGGGCCAGCTCGTCGGCCAGGGCCTTGCTGATCCACTGCGACACATTGTCGGTGGTCACAAAGGCGCTGTTGTCGCGGCGCGTTCCTATAACGCTCTGATCCATACGCTTGTCTTCAAACGTCACAACGGTCACACGGGGAGCGTTGGGAGAAGGAAGCACGGAAGCGTCCAGCGGTGGGGGCGGCAAAAGCCGAACATTGTTGCTCGGCCCGCAGGCTGCAAGCAACGCCAGCAGGGAAACACAAAGAACAATGCGTAGATGTTTCATGACGGCCTCTCGTAACTTGTATAGAAAATCTCCAGATTACGCTTAACCGTTTATACGCAAAATCTGCTTTTTGCAAGGATCGCGGGCGGCCTCATGCGTATCAGCGCAGGCGCATGCGTGCTGAAGCCGCCTTGCAGGCTGTGGCCCAGCGTGCTACAGCCTGTCTGTTGCGCTCCTTCCACGGAGCTCTTGTTATAATCCCGCGCAGTGCGCGTTTTTTTCAGGAGCGGCTATGATCGACCTCAAATTGGTGCAAAAACAGCCTGAAGTGCTGACCAGGGCTTTGACCGACCGGCATTCAGACCTGAACGTAAATGAATTTTTGGCGCTGGACGCCCGCCGCCGCGCCCTGCTGACCGAGGTGGAAACCCTCAAAAGCCGCCGCAATGCCGCCTCGGCGGAAGTGGCCGCCAAAAAGCGCGCGGGTGAGGACGCCACGGCCCTGCTGGCCGAGATGAGCGGCGTTGCCGATCGCATCAAGGAGCTGGACGTGGAAACCGCCCAGGCCAAGACCGATGTGGAAACGTGGCTCATGCGCGTGCCCAACCTGCCCGATGCTTCTGTGCCTGCGGGCAAGGACGAAACGGAAAATGTCGAGGTGCGCCGCTGGGGCAAGCCCCGCGAATTTGACTTTGCGCCGCGCGAGCACGGCGAGCTGGGCGTGGCCCTTGGCGGGCTTGATTTTGAGCGCGCCGCCCGCCTCACGGGCAGCCGGTTTGTGGTTTCGCTCAAGTGGGGAGCACGGCTCGAACGCGCGCTGGTAAACTTTTTTCTCGACCAGCACACCATGGCCGAGGATTATATTGAAGTTTGCCCGCCTTACATGGTCAACCGCACCAGCATGACCGGCACGGGCCAGTTGCCCAAGTTTGAGGAAGACCTGTTCAAGCTGCGCGAGTGGGACTACTATCTCATACCCACTGCCGAAGTGCCGCTGACCAACCTGCACGCGGGCGAAGTGCTGGACGAGGCCGACCTGCCCCGCGCCTATTGCGCGGCCACGCCCTGCTTCCGCTCCGAGGCGGGCAGCGCGGGCAAGGATACGCGCGGGCTTATCCGCATGCACCAGTTTACCAAGGTGGAGATGGTGCGTTTTGCCCACCCCGACGGCAGCTTCAACCAGCTGGAGATCATGCGCGGCCACGCCTGCAATCTGCTTGAGATGCTTGAACTGCCGTACCGCGTCATCACCCTCTGCACCGGCGACATGGGCTTCAGCTCAGCCAAGACGTACGACGTGGAAGTATGGCTGCCCACGCAAAAAACCTACCGCGAAATCTCGTCCTGTTCCAACTGCACAGATTTTCAGGCCCGCAGGGCCGACATCCGCTTTAAGCCCAAGGGCGGCAAGGCAGCGTTTCTGCATACGCTCAACGGCTCCGGGCTGCCCACGGGCCGCACCATGGCCGCCATCCTCGAAAACTGCCAGCAAAAGGACGGCAGCCTTGTGCTGCCCAAGGCGCTGGTTCCCTATATGGGCGGCGTGGAAGTTATCGAGCCGAAATAGCGCGGCAGCACACGCAAAGTCTACTGTAAAGCCGGGCACTCCCTGAGGGAGTGCCCGGCTTTTTGCGGTCAGAGCTGTTTGGAGGGGATCAGGCGGGCTGATTTTTTTTGCGGCGCAGCACGGCTGCCGCCAGCGTCATATTGGCAATCAGGCTCAGACCCAGCAGGATGCGCAGCGGCATGGCAAAACCGCCCGGACCAACCTCGGTCGGCGGGGCCCCGTCAGCCGTAGTTGCGGCCTGCAGGGCGGCGTTGACCTCCATAGGGTGCTCGACCCTGTGTCCCATATTATCGGCCATGATGATGCGCCAGAGGCCCGGAGCGTCGGGCATGAAGGCAAAGCGCCCCTGCGCGTCGGTGCGGCCATTCTGAAACTCCACCCTGGCGTCGGCGGGGCTGTACACCTCCACCTTGGCATAGGTTGGCTGCTCGCCGCCAGCATAGGCAAACTGCACCAGCACCACGCCTTCGTGCCAGCTGTGCGCCGCATACAGGGCATGGGCATGGCCCTGGGCGGCAGTGCCCGCCACAAGCAGCAGGGCCCCAAGAACAATGGCCGCCATGCCGCGCGGATGAATAATGCGCATGAAACAATCCTTGCTCACTGTGTTGCAGCGTCGCAAACGGCCTCAGGCCGGGTGCCAGACCTTCCCCGGCCCGAGGCCTGCGGGTTGGGCTGTTATTTTACAGGAAAAACATAGGTGGCCCGCAGGTGATGCTCGTCCGCATCAGCGCCGGGGGTCTTTTCCACCACGGTGCTGCGCAGCATCCACAGGGCGGGAGCGTCTACGGTAAAGCTGGCCTTGCCCTGCGCATCGGTTTGCGCCGTGAACTTGTAGGTATCCTGATCCTTGCTGAAGCCGTCATGGGTCAGGCCCACAACCGCGTTGGGCACAGGCTTGCCGCGCAGCAGCACCTGCGCGCCAATGGGGCTGCCGGGCTTGGCGTCCGCAGGGTTGGTCAGCAGCACTATTTCCAGGTCCTGACCAAGGGCCTTGCTGTACAGGGTGTCGCTATGGCTGGGGTTGAGCAGGGTCTTGGCAAATTTTTCGTACTTGCCCGACGACTTTACCTTCATGCCCTTGGCCTCAAGGGCAGCGCGGCTGCCTTCCATTTCGCCCTGGGTGGTTTCGCACCAGATCTGGGGCAGGCGATGGCCTACAAGCAGCGCGGGGCCGCTCTGGGCGAGGGTAAAATCGCCGACCAGGGCCGCAAGGGCCTTGTCTTCCGCCAGCGCGATGTCGGTATTTTTGCCGTTTTGCAGCAGGTACAGACGCACGTTTGTGGGGTTTTCAGCTTCTTCGCTGACCATAAAAACGTGCGCGGCCTGAGCCTGCAGGCGGGTTTTTTGTCCGGCCGCCGGGGTGGCTGTGTCTGGTTTGAGAATGAATTCGTGAGCCTGCGCGGCGGTGGAAAGTACGAGGCCCGCGAGGGCCAGAGCCGTGCAGAGATGCAGACGGAGATGTTTCATGGGGGAACTCCTTGTGTTACTAAATTATAAAATATGCTACCAACGAGTGAGTGATATGGCAAGTCGTAACACGACACAAAATAAAAAAGCCCGCAAAATACGGGCTGTTGGGCGCAGTGAAAAAAAGTATTTTTAAACCGTAGCAAGAATCTGCAGGGCAGCCAGGTGCTCCAGCTCTTCGGCCAGGCACAGGGCGTCTGCCAGGGTGCGGCCCAGGCAGCACAGGCCGTGACCGGCCATCCACACGGCATCCTTGCTCGCGGCGGCCATGGCTACGGCGTTGGCAAGGTCGGTGGTGCCTGGGGGCAGCGCCGGGGAAAAGCCCAGTTTTGCCCGCCAGACCTCGGCTTCAAAAAGCGGCAGCCGCAAAAAGTCCTCCTGCCTGCCTGCCATGCGCAGGCTCAGGGCCAGCAGCCGGCGGGGGTGGGTGTGCAGTATGGCGTCGCAGTCGGGCCGGGCGCGGTAAATGGCCAGATGCATGCCTGACTCTGAGGATGCCGGCCCGCCAAGCAGGGTTGCGCCCGTGCCGATGTCCATAAGGCAGCAGTCGGCCGGGGTTATCCTGCCCTTGGCCGTGCCGCTGCGGGTTATGCACACTGTGCCGGGCGCATGGCTGCCCAGCCTGCGGCTGGCGTTGCCGTTGCAGCCGGAGAGCAGGCCCTGCTTCCAGGCGTCGCGGCATACGGAGCGAAATTCTTCGACCATGGAGGCAGGGATGGAAAGCTGCGCCTCTGCGGACGGGGCTTGGGGCCGCTGCAACTTGCTGCTCATGCGGGGTTTCCTCTGTTTTGCCATGCACGCAGGTCAAGCTGCGACAGCTCTCCCTGCTGGGTGGTTTCCACACTGTTGACCAGACGCACCATAAGCCGCTGCAGGGCCTTGTGGGCGGGGTTGAGCGTAAAGACAAGACCGTCTGCGCCCATGGCGGGCAGGTACTTGCGCCCCACGTTAAGGGGGATGACCCCCTGCTCGTAGAGCAAAAGATACATCAGATAGGCCTTGGTGCCGGAAAGATCGGCGGTGTGGCTTGTGTACTTGCCTTGTTCCTGCTGGGGGTCGACAAATTCCGGCTCCGCCCCCAGGTGGCGCAGGGCGTCCTGTTGGGGAGCGTAGGCCAAAATGTAGCCAGCCTTGCGGGCGCGCCAGCTGTATTCGAGGTCCTCGTAGCCGTAGCGGCCAAAACCCTCGTTCCAAAAGCCCAGCCGCTCGTGCACGGCGCGGGGTATGCAAGCGCAGGCCCCGTTGCAGCAGGCTACTTCGAGCGCTGTGGAGCCGTCCGCGAGTTTGAGGGGCGCGCCCTCGTGCTTGGGGCACAGCCTGTAGCCAGCCATGCCCAGCCGGGGGTTGTCGGCCAGCATGCGCATGAGGCGGTCAAGCCACTGCGGGTCAAGCACCTCCACGTCATTGTCCAGCTTGACGTAGAAATCGGCCCCGTCAGCATCGTCCCAGGCAAGGTTGGAGGCAACGGCCACGCCCATGTTGCGGCGCAGCAGATGCAGGCGCATGTGCGGGTGCTCGCCGACCAGCCCCTGCAGATATTCCCGCGTGCCGTCGGTGCTGCCGTTGTCCACCACCGTCAGGCCATAGCCCGGCGGCGTGTTTTGCAACAGGCTGGCAAGGCAATGTCTTGTGAGGGCAAGCCTGTTCCAGGTGACCATGCCGATATGGGCGCGCACGTCAGGCATCCTGCTGGTAGCGGTCAAAGTGGTCAAACCCGCGCATGGCGGCCAGCTTGTCCAGGGGCTCGTTGTTGCAGACGATGCCGCCGCCCGCCGTGACGACGCCGATGCTCGTAAGTCTGGGTATGGCGGCGTGCAGGGGGGGCAGCATGTCGGGCGCGCAGGAGCCCAGCAGGGCGTAATCCTCGCCGCCCAGCAGCGCCTCGTGAACAGGGTTTTTGCCCGTCGCATCGGCGTAGCCCACCACCTCGGGGTGCAGCTGGCCGCGTGCCAGCAAAATTTCCGCCCCCAGAGTTCCCCGGCCCGACTGCCCGCCCGCGCTCAGCTCGCCTGTAAGGCCCAGCAGGCGGGGCAGGTCGCGCATGATGCCGTCTGAAACGTCCATGAGCGCCGGGGGCCGCGCGTTGAATCCCGCCCTGGCCAGCATGAGCCCGGCGTCCACCTGCGGCTCGGGGTGCAGGTGCGCCGCGCAGGCGCAGGGCCAGTCCGCAAGGGCCGCCCGGCCATGGGCTTCAAGTACGTTGAGCCCCACGCGGGCCAGGCCCAGCCGTCCCACGACAAACAGCACGTCGCCCGGCATGCTGCCGCCACGGGTCAAAAAGTTGCCGGGGTCAGCCGGTTCGCCCCAGACGGTTATGGATATGTGCAGCCGCTCGCAGCCGGAAAGGTCCCCCCCGGCCAGCACCATGTGGTGCTCCGAGGCGAGAGATGCCATGCCGGAAAAAAAGGCCTCCAGCCACGCGGCGTCCACCCAGCGCGGCAGGCCGAGGCACAGGGTAAAGCCCACAGGCCGCGCCCCGCAGGCGGCAAGGTCGCTCACGTTGACGGCCAGCGCCTTGTAGCCTGTTTCTTCAGGCGTAAAATACGCGCGGCGAAAGTGGATGTCTTCGAGAAACAGGTCGCTGCTCACAGCCAGCGGGCGCGTCCCCCTGAGGACGGCGCAGTCGTCGCCGCGCCCCAGCAGCAGCGAGGGGCCGGTCTGCGGAAAGTGCCTGCCCAGACAAGCCAGTATGCTGTCTTCGGAAAGGGCGTGGTGCGGGGCGTTGTGTGCGGGGGGCGTGGGCATGTCAGCTCTCCAGAATCAGGTATTCGCTCAGTATGACCTTGAGGCCAAAACCGGGAAAGTTCACCTGCACCTTGTCCGGCGGCAGGTGGCGTATGATCTTGCCGCGCCCGAAGATGCGGTGGCGGCAATAACACAGCTCGCCGCTTGAGGGCGCTGCCGTCCGGGGGGGCGGGCTGCCCTGCGGGGCCTGCCGCAGACCGGCTGGCTCGGCGTTTGCGGCTGGCGCATCCTCCGGGGGCAGCTGGCAGTCGTCATAGGCCTCAGGGTTTGGGATGCGCTGCGGGCGAGGCAGCAATCCGTCGGTAAAGGCCCCGGCGGGCATGGCGGGGTCTGCTCCGGGCAGGGAGGTTTTGCGGCCAAAGCCCACGCCGCCCGCGCTGCGGCGCGAGAGCGCGCCGCCAAATCCTTCAACCCACTCCTCAACCATGCCCGGCGCAAGCTCGCGCACAAAGGGGCTCTGGTTCACATGCTGGCTGCCGCGTTCGGCCCTGTTGTACAGCGAGGCCGGGGCGTAGAGGTCCAGGTTCTGGCGCGCGCGGGTGCAGGCCACGTACATGAGGCGGCGTTCTTCTTCAAAATCTTCGGGCCGCGCCAGCGCGTGGCGCGAAGGAAAGCGGTCTTCCACCAGGTCGATGACCAGAACGGCGTTCCACTCCAGCCCCTTGGCCGAGTGAACGGTGGAGAGCGTTATCTTGCCTTCGTTGCTGTCCGCGTCGTCCTCTTCGGGCGCTTCAAGGGCAAGGTCGGCCACAAAAAGATCAAGCTCGCTGTAGCCCGAAGCCATCTGGATGATTTCTTCCAGTCCCTGCTGACGGCGCGGCCAGTCCTCGGGGTAGAGGGCCTCAAGGCGCGGGCGGTAGTGCTCAAGCACGGACGACAGCGTGGCTGCGGGCGGCATGGGCCGGGCGCGCAAATCGTCCACAAAGCGCATGTCTTCCAGAAAACCCGGATGCTTGGCAAAGGCTTTTTCTGTGGACTTGGGGTCGCCGCTGCGGGCCACGGCGTAGAGTTTGTCCACCGTCTTGGGGCCGATGCCGCTGTGCTGGGCCGCCACGCGGGCAAAGGCCGGCAGGTCGAGCGGGTTGAGCAGCAGGCGGGCGTAGGCAATGACGTCCTTGACGTGGGCGGCCTCGGTGTAGCGCAGCCCGCCGTACTTGCGAAAGGCAATGCCCGCCTGGTTGAGCGCCATTTCAAGGTTGTACGAATGGAATCCGGCGCGGAACAGCACCGCGATTTCGTGCGGCAGGTGGGTTGCCAGCAGCTCTTCCACCCGGCGCACTACCAGCTTTGCCTGGCTCATGTCGCTGAGGGGCGTGACCAGACGTACCGGGTCGCCGCCCACCTTGCGGGTAAACAGGTTTTTGCGGAACGACTCCGCCGCGTGGGCCAGCAGGTTGTTGGCCACATCGAGCACGGGTTTGGTGGAGCGGTAATTTTCTTCAAGCCGCACCACGCGCGCACCGGGAAAAAGCGTGGGAAAATCCAGAATGTTGCGCACGTTGGCCCCGCGAAAGGCGTAGATGGACTGCGCCTCGTCGCCCACGGCCATGACGTTGCCGGGCGGGCCGTCCTCCGGCCCTGCCAGCAGGCGCACAATGCGGGCCTGCACCAGGTTTGTATCCTGATACTCGTCCACCAGAATATGGCTGAAGCGCTGCCG is from Desulfovibrio desulfuricans and encodes:
- a CDS encoding glycosyltransferase family 2 protein → MRAHIGMVTWNRLALTRHCLASLLQNTPPGYGLTVVDNGSTDGTREYLQGLVGEHPHMRLHLLRRNMGVAVASNLAWDDADGADFYVKLDNDVEVLDPQWLDRLMRMLADNPRLGMAGYRLCPKHEGAPLKLADGSTALEVACCNGACACIPRAVHERLGFWNEGFGRYGYEDLEYSWRARKAGYILAYAPQQDALRHLGAEPEFVDPQQEQGKYTSHTADLSGTKAYLMYLLLYEQGVIPLNVGRKYLPAMGADGLVFTLNPAHKALQRLMVRLVNSVETTQQGELSQLDLRAWQNRGNPA
- the thiL gene encoding thiamine-phosphate kinase, with amino-acid sequence MPTPPAHNAPHHALSEDSILACLGRHFPQTGPSLLLGRGDDCAVLRGTRPLAVSSDLFLEDIHFRRAYFTPEETGYKALAVNVSDLAACGARPVGFTLCLGLPRWVDAAWLEAFFSGMASLASEHHMVLAGGDLSGCERLHISITVWGEPADPGNFLTRGGSMPGDVLFVVGRLGLARVGLNVLEAHGRAALADWPCACAAHLHPEPQVDAGLMLARAGFNARPPALMDVSDGIMRDLPRLLGLTGELSAGGQSGRGTLGAEILLARGQLHPEVVGYADATGKNPVHEALLGGEDYALLGSCAPDMLPPLHAAIPRLTSIGVVTAGGGIVCNNEPLDKLAAMRGFDHFDRYQQDA
- a CDS encoding DUF4198 domain-containing protein, with protein sequence MKHLRLHLCTALALAGLVLSTAAQAHEFILKPDTATPAAGQKTRLQAQAAHVFMVSEEAENPTNVRLYLLQNGKNTDIALAEDKALAALVGDFTLAQSGPALLVGHRLPQIWCETTQGEMEGSRAALEAKGMKVKSSGKYEKFAKTLLNPSHSDTLYSKALGQDLEIVLLTNPADAKPGSPIGAQVLLRGKPVPNAVVGLTHDGFSKDQDTYKFTAQTDAQGKASFTVDAPALWMLRSTVVEKTPGADADEHHLRATYVFPVK
- a CDS encoding class II aldolase/adducin family protein translates to MSSKLQRPQAPSAEAQLSIPASMVEEFRSVCRDAWKQGLLSGCNGNASRRLGSHAPGTVCITRSGTAKGRITPADCCLMDIGTGATLLGGPASSESGMHLAIYRARPDCDAILHTHPRRLLALSLRMAGRQEDFLRLPLFEAEVWRAKLGFSPALPPGTTDLANAVAMAAASKDAVWMAGHGLCCLGRTLADALCLAEELEHLAALQILATV
- a CDS encoding DUF4198 domain-containing protein — its product is MRIIHPRGMAAIVLGALLLVAGTAAQGHAHALYAAHSWHEGVVLVQFAYAGGEQPTYAKVEVYSPADARVEFQNGRTDAQGRFAFMPDAPGLWRIIMADNMGHRVEHPMEVNAALQAATTADGAPPTEVGPGGFAMPLRILLGLSLIANMTLAAAVLRRKKNQPA
- a CDS encoding ATP-dependent helicase, giving the protein MIDYAQALNEAQYEAATCGDGPVLVVAGAGSGKTRTIVYRLAWLAEHGVDPDAMLLLTFTRKAAQEMLHRAGLLLNQGLAGVQGGTFHAFAFGALRRWKPAWLGDRPFTVMDAADITDAVKRCKEQLKLGKGDRSFPKTQSIVGLLSKARNKELPLDEVLRREAFHLLPHAEGLARLGDAYATYRQEKGLLDYDDLLFELETLLRRNELAAASLRQRFSHILVDEYQDTNLVQARIVRLLAGPEDGPPGNVMAVGDEAQSIYAFRGANVRNILDFPTLFPGARVVRLEENYRSTKPVLDVANNLLAHAAESFRKNLFTRKVGGDPVRLVTPLSDMSQAKLVVRRVEELLATHLPHEIAVLFRAGFHSYNLEMALNQAGIAFRKYGGLRYTEAAHVKDVIAYARLLLNPLDLPAFARVAAQHSGIGPKTVDKLYAVARSGDPKSTEKAFAKHPGFLEDMRFVDDLRARPMPPAATLSSVLEHYRPRLEALYPEDWPRRQQGLEEIIQMASGYSELDLFVADLALEAPEEDDADSNEGKITLSTVHSAKGLEWNAVLVIDLVEDRFPSRHALARPEDFEEERRLMYVACTRARQNLDLYAPASLYNRAERGSQHVNQSPFVRELAPGMVEEWVEGFGGALSRRSAGGVGFGRKTSLPGADPAMPAGAFTDGLLPRPQRIPNPEAYDDCQLPPEDAPAANAEPAGLRQAPQGSPPPRTAAPSSGELCYCRHRIFGRGKIIRHLPPDKVQVNFPGFGLKVILSEYLILES
- the serS gene encoding serine--tRNA ligase, translated to MIDLKLVQKQPEVLTRALTDRHSDLNVNEFLALDARRRALLTEVETLKSRRNAASAEVAAKKRAGEDATALLAEMSGVADRIKELDVETAQAKTDVETWLMRVPNLPDASVPAGKDETENVEVRRWGKPREFDFAPREHGELGVALGGLDFERAARLTGSRFVVSLKWGARLERALVNFFLDQHTMAEDYIEVCPPYMVNRTSMTGTGQLPKFEEDLFKLREWDYYLIPTAEVPLTNLHAGEVLDEADLPRAYCAATPCFRSEAGSAGKDTRGLIRMHQFTKVEMVRFAHPDGSFNQLEIMRGHACNLLEMLELPYRVITLCTGDMGFSSAKTYDVEVWLPTQKTYREISSCSNCTDFQARRADIRFKPKGGKAAFLHTLNGSGLPTGRTMAAILENCQQKDGSLVLPKALVPYMGGVEVIEPK